One Anatilimnocola floriformis genomic window, AAGCAATCACGCAAGCAAACCGGCGAGGGCCCATGGTCGCTGCAGCAAGCCGACGAGAATTGGAAACCCGCCGAGACGGCGATCATTGTTTGCGATATGTGGGACGCTCATCACTGCCTGAATGCAGTTCGTCGCGAAACTGAGCTCGCGCCGCGGATGGAAAAAGTGCTGCAAGACGCCCGCAGTCGCGGCGTGCTCATCGTGCACGCTCCTAGCAGTTGCATGGATGCGTACAAGGATCATCCTGCTCGCAAGCGTGCCCAAGGTTTGCCGACGGCGGTGAACCTGCCGCCTGACATCAAGGATTGGTGCCGCAACATTCCCGCCGAGAAGACGTATCCCATCGATCAAACCGACGGCGGTGAGGACGACGATCTGGCCGAGCACAAACAGTGGCACGAGATCCTGGCCGGCAAGGGCGTGAATCCGAAATCGCCGTGGAAGCGGCAGATCGATGTCCTTTCGATCGACGCCGACAAAGACGTGATCAGCGACAGCGGCGTGGAGATCTGGAATCTGCTCGAAGCCCGCAGTGTGAAGAACGTCATCCTGATGGGCGTGCATACGAATATGTGCGTCCTCGGCAGGCCGTTCGGTTTGCGGCAGATGGCCAAGAATGGCAAGAACGTCGTGCTGATGCGCGACATGACCGACACCATGTACAACCCCGAGCGCTCGCCCTTCGTGCATCACCACGGCGGCACGCAGTTGATCATCGAACACATCGAGAAGTTCGTCTGCCCGACGATCACCAGTGTCGATTTTGTCGGCGGCAAACCGTTTCAATATTCCGATCAACCGAAATCCGTCGTCATGCTGATTGGCGATGATGAATACAAAACCGAAGTCACCCTGCCTGCCTTTGCCGAGACCGAACTCAAGCCGCTCGGCATCAGTGTGCAGATCGTTCACGCCGATGCGAAAGACAAGAACCAGTTCCCCGGCATGGCCGAAGCCGTGAAGAACGCCGATCTCGTGCTGGTGAGTGCCCGCCGCCGCACTCCGCCGAAGGATCAGCTTGATGTGCTGAAGGCTCACGTCGCGGCCGGCAAACCAATCGTCGGCATTCGTACGGCCAGTCATGCCTGGTCGCTGCGTAAAGATTCTGACGTCGCCGCGATCGAAAAGCTCGGTCTCTCGACCTGGGATCAATTCGATGCCGATGTCCTCGGCGGTCACTACACGGGCCATCACGGCGCTGGCGCAAAGACAGCCTTGAAACTCGCCGACGGAGTTGAGAAGCATCCGATCCTCCGCGGAGTCTCGCTCGACAAGTTCCAAGGCAACGGTTCGCTCTACAAAGTCTCGCCGATTGCAACTTCGGCAACTCCGCTCTTGATCGGCACGATTCCGAATCAAGAGAGCGAACCCATCGCTTGGACGAATCTCAGCGGCGACAAGAAGGCCCGCGTCTTCTACTCCTCGCTGGGCCATGCCGAAGATTTCGAGAATCGCGCCTTCCGCAAACTGCTGCAAAACGGCGTGCTCTGGTCACTGGGTGTGCTCGAACCAAGAACTGGCGGTGCGCCGCTCGTGGCGAAGTAACGAGCATGTCGCGAATCCGTTCGCTAATGACGTCGTTTCGTTTTTGTGAAGACTGCGGCTGGGAGATAATTCCGCAGACGCAGCAATGTCGTGGTTGTGGAACGCCAGTGACGAGCCCGCAGGATTATTGGTCGCCCACGATCGTCGACTTGACCGCTTGGTTTGACCGGCGTGAATTCTGGTTCGCGCACCTGCAATTCTCTTGGCTGGATTTCGAGCGATTCCTTGACGACCTGAGCGTGCCGCTGGCGAGCGTGTACGAAATGTTTGCTGAGCTGTGGCAGGAGCGCATCTGGCCGACGGCGGAGATCCCACTGCGCGGCGGTTATTCGGTTGCCTTTGTTTATTTCGATTACCCGGAGGATGCGGACGGGCCGATTTACTTCGACCATCCAACCTGGCCGGAGCCGATCTGCCTTGGCCGCTGCGGCGGAAACTGCCAATTGCCCGCGCTGCGCGATGAAGAATTGGAACTACTATCGCGATCTGCCTTCGATACGTCGCTGCCGCCGTGGCAAATCTATTTGCTGTTCCTTCCCGGTGCTCTCCGTCCCGAATTGCCGGCTGCGCTAATCGAAGCAGTTGGGCACATTAGTGACCTTCCTGCCGATCGCATCGCGGCCGTTGTCCACTCCCAATACAACAGGCCAAGCCAGTTTTCGTGGTCGCATAACGGTTCGCATTGGGTCCATAACTGCCAGCACTCTCTCCGCAACCCCGCAGAGTCCGGCTACTGTTTGACGCCTGCCGAATTTGACCGCATCGAAGCGATGTTTACCGAACTTTTCGAAGCGATAAAATGACAGGTGACGCCTAACCCCCGGAAGGCGGCATGTAGCCGAAGAGTTGGTAGCCTTCTTAGCCACCGGCTTCAGTCGGTGGTAACGTGCCGGCTCAGAACTCCCGGCTTCAGCCATCTTCTTTGAATGGCTAAAGCCAGAGCCTTCATTGCGCGACACCACCGCCTAAAGGCGGTGGCTAACCAGATTCGTGTGTGTCTGCAAAGCAAACTAAGCAAACCGCAGCAGCGCGTACGTCTTCTTCCCACTCCGCAGCACCATCACCGTTTCGCTGGCGAGATCGGTGAGCGAGAGCTTTGTATCGACGCCGCTTTGCCGGCGGTTGTTGACGTAGGCACCACCTTGATCGATCACGCGGCGGGCGTCTCCCTTCGATTTGCAGAGTCCCGATTCAACGAGAGCATCGACGAGCGGCAAACCTGCCGTCGCGAGCGAGTCGCGCGTTAGCTGTTTGCTTTGCACATCGGCAAAGATCTCGCCCAGTTCGGCGTCGGAAAGGTTTTCGATTTCCGCGCCGAAGAAAATCGCCGTCGCGCGGCGAGCTGCATCGAGACCAGCCTCGCCGTGGACGAGCTTCGTCAGTTCTTCGGCCAATCGCTTTTGGCTTTCACGTTTCTGCGGCTCGGCAGTCCGCTGCGTGTCGAGCGCGGCGATTTCTTCATGCGATAGCTCGGTGAGAAACCGCAGCGCCATCCCCGCATCGGCATCAGCCGTGTTGATCCAGTATTGGTAGAACGCGTACGGGCTCGTCTTCGCCGCCGAGAGATACACGGCCCCCTTTTCGGTTTTGCCCATCTTCGTGCCGTCGCTTTTCAGCAGCAGCGGGCAGGTCATGCCGTAAAGTTGCGTGCCGTCCATGCGGCGGGCCAGGTCGATGCCTGCCGTGATGTTGCCCCATTGGTCGCTGCCGCCGATTTGCAGTTCGCAACCGAGCTTCCGCTTCAGCAGCACAAAGTCGTAGGCTTGCAGCAGCATGTAGCTGAATTCGGTGTAGCTAATGCCGCTGTCGCGTTCGAGGCGGCCCTTTACCGAATCCTTACTGAGCATCACGTTCACGGGAAAATGCTTTCCCACGTCGCGGAGAAATTCCAGGTACGTGATCGGCCCCATCCAATCAAAATTGTTCACGAGCGTCGCGCCGCCCGACTTCGCATCGCCGAAGTCGATGAAGCGTTCGAGCTGCGAACGAATGCCGGCCACGTTGTGACGCAGCGACTCTTCGTCGAGCAACTTCCGTTCGTCGGTCTTACCGGTGGGATCGCCCACCATGCCTGTCGCGCCGCCGACCAGAGCGATCGGCCGATGTCCCGCCTTTTGAAACCGCCGCAGTAGCATCACGGGGAGCAAGCTGCCGACGTGCAAGCTGTCGGATGTGGGATCGAAGCCGCAATACACCGTCCGCTGTCCCGTGGCGAGCCATTCGGGAAGAAACTCGGGCGCCGTCGTTTGATTGACGAGGCCCCGCCAGGTGAGGTCGGCGAACAGGGACATAGTGCTTCGCGGGAAAGAGGATGGAATGCGGATATCTTCGGAGACACCATTGTGCCGCGAGGGTTCGCTCTGCGGCAGTAGGGTCCCTCGACGGATTGCATCGGCTGGGCTTTTGCTGTTTCATACCATTCTTCCCGAATTGAACGGCTTAGGCGAATTGCGCACATTGCGGAGACCTCTCGATGCGTTACGGAATGAATCTGCTCCTCTGGTCCGGCGAACTCAACGACAGCATGTTGCCGGTTCTGCACATGCTGAAGAACCTGGGTTACGACGGCGTGGAACTGCCGATCTTCAACCTCGATCTCGACTACGCGAAGTGGGGCAAAAAGCTCGACGAACTTGGCCTGGCGCGCACTGCCGTCACCATTCGCCTCGCCGACGACAACCCGATCAGCAGCGACGCCAGCGTGCGAGCCAAGGGCGTCGAACTGAATAAGAAGACTCTCGACTGCTGTGCCGCCGTCGGCGCCACGACCATCGTCGGTCCTTATCACTCGGCCCTCGGTCACTTCAGCGGCAACGTCCGCACTGCCGACGAATGGAAGTGGGGCGTCGACTCGATGCGACAAACGGCCGAACACGCTGGCAAAGTGAACGTCACTCTCGGTGTCGAACCGCTCAATCGTTTCGAAACGTATCTGCTCAACACGCATGCCGATGCGGCGAAGTTCTGCCGCGAAGTTGGCCATCCGCGCTGCCGCATGATGTACGACACCTTCCATTCGAACATCGAAGAAAAGTCGATCACCGAAGCCATTCACAGCTGTGCCGACATGCTCACGCATGTGCACATCAGCGAAAACGACCGCAGCACTCCCGGCCGCGGCAACGTCCGCTGG contains:
- the tyrS gene encoding tyrosine--tRNA ligase — its product is MSLFADLTWRGLVNQTTAPEFLPEWLATGQRTVYCGFDPTSDSLHVGSLLPVMLLRRFQKAGHRPIALVGGATGMVGDPTGKTDERKLLDEESLRHNVAGIRSQLERFIDFGDAKSGGATLVNNFDWMGPITYLEFLRDVGKHFPVNVMLSKDSVKGRLERDSGISYTEFSYMLLQAYDFVLLKRKLGCELQIGGSDQWGNITAGIDLARRMDGTQLYGMTCPLLLKSDGTKMGKTEKGAVYLSAAKTSPYAFYQYWINTADADAGMALRFLTELSHEEIAALDTQRTAEPQKRESQKRLAEELTKLVHGEAGLDAARRATAIFFGAEIENLSDAELGEIFADVQSKQLTRDSLATAGLPLVDALVESGLCKSKGDARRVIDQGGAYVNNRRQSGVDTKLSLTDLASETVMVLRSGKKTYALLRFA
- a CDS encoding sugar phosphate isomerase/epimerase family protein produces the protein MRYGMNLLLWSGELNDSMLPVLHMLKNLGYDGVELPIFNLDLDYAKWGKKLDELGLARTAVTIRLADDNPISSDASVRAKGVELNKKTLDCCAAVGATTIVGPYHSALGHFSGNVRTADEWKWGVDSMRQTAEHAGKVNVTLGVEPLNRFETYLLNTHADAAKFCREVGHPRCRMMYDTFHSNIEEKSITEAIHSCADMLTHVHISENDRSTPGRGNVRWCENFDALREINYNGWLVVEAFGLALPEIAAATKIWRRMFDSEEQLARDSLAFMKSQVAKRWCS
- a CDS encoding ThuA domain-containing protein; amino-acid sequence: MSTIIRRSVLGLLFMFSGFGLAAAADIAIHKQSRKQTGEGPWSLQQADENWKPAETAIIVCDMWDAHHCLNAVRRETELAPRMEKVLQDARSRGVLIVHAPSSCMDAYKDHPARKRAQGLPTAVNLPPDIKDWCRNIPAEKTYPIDQTDGGEDDDLAEHKQWHEILAGKGVNPKSPWKRQIDVLSIDADKDVISDSGVEIWNLLEARSVKNVILMGVHTNMCVLGRPFGLRQMAKNGKNVVLMRDMTDTMYNPERSPFVHHHGGTQLIIEHIEKFVCPTITSVDFVGGKPFQYSDQPKSVVMLIGDDEYKTEVTLPAFAETELKPLGISVQIVHADAKDKNQFPGMAEAVKNADLVLVSARRRTPPKDQLDVLKAHVAAGKPIVGIRTASHAWSLRKDSDVAAIEKLGLSTWDQFDADVLGGHYTGHHGAGAKTALKLADGVEKHPILRGVSLDKFQGNGSLYKVSPIATSATPLLIGTIPNQESEPIAWTNLSGDKKARVFYSSLGHAEDFENRAFRKLLQNGVLWSLGVLEPRTGGAPLVAK